Genomic segment of Glutamicibacter sp. JL.03c:
CTGGCTCCGATAAGGCCGACGGTCATCAGGTTTCCGAGGTAACCCGCAGGAAAATCAACGATGAGCAGAGCCTGGCTGAGGCGCTCCTGGAGCTCTCTGCGCGGGCCGAAGAGCTGGGATTAGATGCAGAATCTGTATTGCGCGCAACCTTGTCGAAACAGTACGGCGCGGAAATCAACGCAACGATATCGCCTAAATCACCCCCGAAGCGCTAGGCTAGAGACTGGCAAAGGCGCCGACGGTCTTCTCAGCACCGCTGGCGGACCTTCCCCTAGACCACCCCTTTCTTCAAGGAGTCCATACTCATGGCATTGATTGACGCCATCCACGCGCGCGAAATTCTTGATTCCCGCGGTAACCCAACCGTTGAGGTTGAGGTCCTGCTATCTGACGGATCGCACGGCCGTGCAGCAGTTCCATCCGGTGCATCCACCGGCCAGTTCGAAGCAGTTGAGCGTCGCGACGGTGACAAGGACCGTTACCTTGGCAAGGGTGTACTTGGCGCCGTAGAGGCCGTGATCGACGAGATCGCCGATGAGCTCGAAGGCCTGGACGCCACCGACCAGCGCGCTATCGACCAGGCCATGCTTGACCTGGACGGCACCAGCAACAAGTCCAAGCTGGGCGCAAACGCGATCCTTGGTGTTTCGCTGGCCGTAGCCAACGCTGCAGCCGTGAGCTCCAACCTGCCACTGTACAAGTACCTGGGCGGCCCGAACGCCCACGTGCTGCCAGTGCCACTGATGAACATCCTCAACGGCGGCTCGCACGCTGACTCCGACGTTGACATCCAGGAATTCATGATCGTTCCACTGGGTGCAGAGACCTTCTCGGAGGGCCTGCGCTGGGGCGTTGAGGTCTACCACAACCTCAAGTCCGTACTGAAGGAAAAGGGCCTGTCTACCGGTCTTGGCGACGAGGGCGGCTTTGCTCCAAACCTGCCAAGCAACCGTGCAGCTCTGGAACTGATCACCGAGGCTATCACCCGTGCCGGCTACA
This window contains:
- the eno gene encoding phosphopyruvate hydratase; its protein translation is MALIDAIHAREILDSRGNPTVEVEVLLSDGSHGRAAVPSGASTGQFEAVERRDGDKDRYLGKGVLGAVEAVIDEIADELEGLDATDQRAIDQAMLDLDGTSNKSKLGANAILGVSLAVANAAAVSSNLPLYKYLGGPNAHVLPVPLMNILNGGSHADSDVDIQEFMIVPLGAETFSEGLRWGVEVYHNLKSVLKEKGLSTGLGDEGGFAPNLPSNRAALELITEAITRAGYTPGADIALALDVASSEFFENGAYQFEGKALSSKEMSDYYAALVADFPLVSIEDPLDENDWDGWKTLTDAIGDKVQLVGDDLFVTNPERLADGIAKGTANSLLVKVNQIGSLTETIDAVTMAQRAGYTTITSHRSGETEDVTIADICVATNAGQIKTGAPARSERVAKYNQLLRIEEDLGASAVYAGRNAFPRFNS